A single Ostreibacterium oceani DNA region contains:
- a CDS encoding NUDIX domain-containing protein — MQYQVTLHDTQPCYEGFFKIYAYTVSFDRFTGGQVQQVIRECGKKHDVVAVLPYDPVRGEFLLVEQFRIGMLVRGEHPWTLEIVAGFMDVQGEDEVRTAQRELFEETGCEAQAVYPMTEYYSGPGGSAAKIKVYLATIDATTRREFTGIIEEGEDIRVHTVSVKEMYDAVSEGRLNNATSLIAFQQFFMHDWEGKIKQLASQ, encoded by the coding sequence ATGCAGTACCAAGTGACATTACACGATACTCAGCCTTGTTACGAAGGGTTTTTTAAGATTTATGCTTATACGGTTTCGTTTGATCGATTTACAGGCGGTCAAGTCCAGCAAGTGATTAGAGAATGCGGTAAAAAACACGATGTGGTGGCGGTATTGCCCTATGACCCTGTGCGGGGCGAGTTTTTGTTGGTCGAGCAATTTCGTATCGGCATGTTGGTGCGGGGCGAACATCCGTGGACGTTGGAGATTGTGGCAGGGTTTATGGATGTGCAGGGTGAAGACGAGGTGCGCACGGCACAGCGTGAATTATTCGAAGAAACGGGCTGCGAGGCCCAAGCCGTTTACCCTATGACTGAATATTACTCAGGCCCAGGCGGTAGTGCTGCCAAGATAAAAGTTTATTTGGCAACCATTGACGCGACAACACGTCGAGAGTTTACGGGAATTATCGAAGAAGGTGAGGATATCCGTGTGCATACGGTCAGCGTCAAAGAAATGTATGATGCAGTAAGCGAGGGGCGGTTAAATAATGCGACCAGTTTGATTGCGTTTCAACAATTTTTTATGCACGATTGGGAAGGCAAAATCAAACAACTAGCCAGTCAATAG
- a CDS encoding LD-carboxypeptidase, translating into MAITAGGHFRLKTGDAVALIAPASGQKSHETGYLNEAVELLTSWGLVVKIFAAQQPTHYLAANDDTRATQLNAALTDPTIKAIFVTRGGYGCARIVDAITPVSFGEKWLVGFSDITTLQLCLATHSNIHRIHGPNLATAQFLAPTQAAETNRQQLYHALFTGEFPKLTLEPLNAAAQKHAQKHAQKHAQKHAQKHAQTQTQTQPLNLSTAPLTGGCLSIVVTTLGTPFAIDTTNKILMLEETNEPPFRIDRMLTHLALAGKLTNLQGLVFGEMQACHSPQIDLFDILKAQFTDAHFPVYCSPDFGHGARNLCWRYDTGVA; encoded by the coding sequence ATGGCGATAACGGCGGGTGGTCATTTCCGTTTAAAAACGGGCGATGCGGTGGCGTTAATTGCGCCTGCATCAGGGCAAAAATCACACGAAACTGGCTACCTAAACGAGGCGGTTGAGCTGCTCACTAGCTGGGGGCTAGTGGTTAAAATTTTCGCAGCGCAGCAGCCCACGCACTACTTAGCTGCCAACGATGATACGCGTGCCACGCAGCTAAATGCCGCCCTTACTGATCCGACAATCAAAGCCATTTTCGTCACCCGCGGTGGCTACGGCTGTGCGAGAATCGTCGATGCTATCACCCCAGTCAGTTTTGGCGAAAAATGGCTCGTTGGATTTAGCGATATCACCACCCTTCAATTGTGCTTAGCCACACATAGCAACATACATCGCATTCACGGCCCTAACTTAGCCACGGCGCAATTTTTAGCACCAACGCAAGCAGCAGAGACCAATCGTCAACAACTCTATCACGCGTTATTTACTGGCGAATTCCCCAAATTAACGCTTGAACCCCTCAATGCAGCCGCCCAGAAACACGCCCAGAAACACGCCCAGAAACACGCCCAGAAACACGCCCAGAAACACGCACAAACGCAAACACAAACACAGCCGCTTAATTTATCAACAGCCCCACTAACGGGTGGCTGTTTATCGATTGTTGTCACCACGCTGGGCACGCCCTTTGCGATTGACACAACCAACAAAATACTCATGCTAGAAGAGACCAACGAGCCGCCTTTTCGTATTGATCGTATGCTGACCCACTTGGCGCTTGCTGGCAAGCTAACCAACCTTCAAGGGCTAGTTTTCGGGGAAATGCAGGCCTGTCATTCGCCCCAAATTGATTTATTTGATATCCTAAAAGCCCAATTTACCGACGCCCATTTCCCCGTCTATTGCAGCCCAGATTTTGGGCATGGCGCACGTAATTTATGCTGGCGCTACGACACGGGTGTTGCCTAA
- a CDS encoding DUF192 domain-containing protein, producing the protein MKNLTRTLAATPYFALSYRFSPFFSPRLVRTFVTQYLKNTPQRPTRLFVTRLISLSIVFLCLNLPAANALERDNKSTTQDSAAKFQENYNSLLYLGEHQFELEIANTSQTMQKGMMHRPSMQANQAMIFVFPAPRQVSFWMKNTLIPLDMLFFDTNGVLKEIKHNVPPCRQAQCPTYPSATNDIQYVVEIKGGEAKKRNLQIGQRFYACGWL; encoded by the coding sequence ATGAAAAACCTAACCCGAACACTCGCCGCCACACCCTATTTTGCGCTTTCCTATCGGTTTTCGCCGTTTTTTTCACCTCGACTCGTACGTACTTTCGTAACGCAGTATTTAAAAAACACACCACAACGGCCAACCCGCTTATTCGTGACGCGGTTAATTAGTCTGTCAATCGTTTTTTTGTGCCTCAATCTACCCGCCGCCAACGCGCTTGAACGCGATAATAAAAGCACAACACAGGATTCCGCTGCCAAATTCCAAGAAAACTATAATAGTCTATTGTATTTGGGTGAGCACCAGTTTGAGCTAGAAATTGCCAACACTTCACAAACCATGCAAAAAGGCATGATGCACAGACCCAGCATGCAAGCCAATCAAGCCATGATTTTTGTCTTTCCCGCTCCCAGACAAGTGAGTTTTTGGATGAAAAACACCTTAATCCCGCTTGATATGCTGTTTTTCGATACCAATGGTGTGCTAAAAGAAATCAAACACAATGTGCCGCCCTGTCGCCAAGCGCAATGCCCAACTTACCCATCAGCAACCAACGACATTCAATATGTTGTCGAAATAAAAGGCGGCGAGGCAAAAAAACGTAACTTGCAAATAGGGCAACGTTTTTATGCCTGCGGATGGTTATAG